The following proteins are co-located in the Myroides profundi genome:
- a CDS encoding sensor histidine kinase → MFKNAFYYITILFLFLTISCTNDKTIYNTDLDNLYAFKKDSITKDSIVRAIYPKIKKALELKSTINNTGLIDSVLNKLRWTNEKEVFFKLSKKAIKDAKKQGNNLRLANTYQNIAIYYHDINQLDSVYYYYTKAENIYEKEGNSLAVAENKFYQSRLLFELGLYIESEIKLTSSIKYLQEYYPNNPVLIEANQLRALHDVNNENYDKALTNFKQTLDRLIKDEGKFLILPKEKYYPAIAILYANIAGLYIILENYNKAEYYSLKSINYLEKNHNDLVFSFINTGYQISKYRLNKNQDVVSGLLVSYNILEKLDHTYFKIDIAMMISSIYLEQNNVKQALSWAHLAYKEAKKDHFFRQQKEIVEFILSHSHYRDPKLIDELITLTNNIEVEQNRIHQLFTKIEYDSTVLSKENYSLKQKIHSVITLSIIITLSLIYIMFYLRLRSKSKDLYNFAIQKSNNEEILKLLYTNNTIEHNTIVRERRRIAKDLHDGIINSIFVVKFNLQLIKTPENKMQELLIDELDNLANTVRTISHSLAESSLFKNNSFENLLELLVHKQVNSFNTKFSIKLQKDIPFNDLSAMQKMDSYLIVQEVLQNVNKHSYANECVVSITSDSEIITFTIQDNGQGFQSKKNAGLGLLSIKERADNIKATLKIQSDQKNGTTIILSVPLLNVSL, encoded by the coding sequence ATGTTTAAAAACGCCTTTTATTACATCACAATTTTATTCCTATTTTTAACTATTAGCTGTACTAATGATAAAACTATTTACAATACTGATTTAGATAATCTTTATGCTTTTAAAAAAGATTCTATAACTAAGGACTCTATTGTTAGAGCTATATACCCAAAAATAAAGAAAGCCTTAGAATTAAAATCTACAATAAACAATACAGGCTTAATTGATAGTGTTTTAAACAAACTGCGTTGGACTAATGAAAAAGAAGTTTTTTTTAAACTATCAAAAAAAGCTATAAAGGATGCAAAAAAACAAGGTAACAACCTACGTTTGGCTAATACCTATCAAAACATCGCAATTTACTATCACGATATTAATCAACTAGATAGTGTTTATTACTACTATACAAAGGCTGAAAATATTTATGAAAAAGAGGGAAATAGTTTAGCTGTTGCTGAAAATAAATTTTATCAATCAAGATTACTTTTTGAACTAGGTTTATATATCGAATCAGAAATAAAGCTTACAAGCTCTATAAAGTATCTTCAAGAATATTATCCTAATAATCCTGTACTTATCGAGGCAAATCAATTAAGGGCTTTACATGATGTGAATAACGAAAATTACGATAAAGCATTAACTAATTTTAAACAAACCTTAGATAGGTTAATTAAAGATGAAGGTAAGTTTCTAATTCTACCTAAAGAAAAATATTATCCAGCCATAGCTATTTTATATGCTAATATAGCTGGTTTATATATTATACTTGAAAACTATAATAAGGCTGAATACTATTCCTTGAAAAGCATTAACTATCTAGAAAAAAATCACAATGACCTTGTTTTTTCTTTTATTAATACTGGGTATCAAATATCTAAATACCGTTTAAATAAAAATCAAGATGTTGTATCTGGTTTACTGGTTTCTTATAACATATTGGAAAAACTAGATCATACTTACTTTAAGATAGATATAGCTATGATGATTTCATCTATTTATCTAGAACAAAACAATGTGAAGCAAGCATTATCTTGGGCGCATTTGGCTTATAAAGAAGCTAAAAAAGATCATTTTTTTAGACAACAAAAAGAAATTGTTGAATTTATTTTATCTCATAGTCATTATAGAGATCCTAAGTTAATTGATGAGCTAATTACCCTTACAAATAACATAGAGGTAGAACAAAATAGAATACATCAATTATTTACAAAAATTGAATATGATAGTACAGTATTAAGTAAAGAGAACTACTCTTTAAAACAGAAAATTCATTCAGTTATAACATTATCAATCATAATAACATTATCTTTGATCTATATAATGTTCTATCTAAGATTAAGAAGCAAAAGCAAAGATTTATATAATTTTGCGATTCAAAAATCAAATAATGAAGAGATATTAAAACTTCTGTACACTAACAATACAATTGAGCATAACACAATTGTAAGGGAACGCAGACGTATAGCCAAAGATTTACATGATGGAATTATAAATAGCATTTTTGTTGTTAAGTTTAATCTACAATTAATTAAAACCCCTGAGAATAAGATGCAAGAATTGTTAATAGATGAATTAGATAATTTAGCCAATACAGTTCGTACTATCTCTCACTCCTTAGCAGAAAGTAGTCTTTTTAAAAATAACAGTTTTGAGAATTTATTGGAATTACTAGTTCACAAACAGGTCAATTCTTTTAATACCAAATTTTCTATAAAATTACAAAAAGACATACCTTTTAATGATCTATCTGCTATGCAAAAAATGGATAGCTATCTTATTGTACAAGAAGTATTACAAAATGTTAACAAACATTCTTATGCAAATGAGTGTGTTGTTAGTATTACCTCAGATTCCGAAATAATAACTTTTACCATCCAAGATAATGGTCAAGGCTTCCAATCAAAGAAAAATGCTGGATTAGGACTGCTAAGCATCAAAGAAAGGGCTGATAATATTAAGGCAACTTTAAAAATACAATCTGATCAAAAAAACGGAACAACTATTATTTTATCAGTACCTCTTTTGAATGTTTCACTATAG
- the traN gene encoding conjugative transposon protein TraN, giving the protein MKTIIKYILLCLLAVNTVMAQESSQSINLSTAEVIPYKVELTQNKTTHILFPSSIEYVDLGSSEIIASKVEATSNVLRLKTIKEDISPTNFTVITNDGKYYSFNASYNEEPLQLSYDLTKFENQNSKQQSEVLFKNLVTTRPSLADLFMEAIIKKNKKELNIKSKSYGVEARLKSIYTQDGILYFHVSINNKSNLPYEVDYVSFKIKDRRTSKRTTIQETSLKPIRSYRDAQIINSHNKQDNVFMLDKFTLSDKQMLLIEINEKNGIQNQIFKVRSSDILKSKRIDYLKL; this is encoded by the coding sequence ATGAAAACAATTATTAAATATATATTACTGTGCTTACTAGCAGTAAACACAGTAATGGCTCAAGAAAGTAGTCAATCTATTAATCTATCAACTGCTGAGGTAATTCCTTATAAGGTAGAACTTACTCAAAACAAAACAACTCATATTTTATTTCCAAGCAGCATTGAATATGTTGATTTAGGAAGTAGTGAAATTATAGCGAGTAAAGTAGAGGCTACTTCCAACGTTCTTCGCTTAAAAACCATAAAAGAAGATATCTCACCGACAAACTTTACGGTTATTACAAACGATGGTAAATACTACAGTTTTAATGCTAGTTACAATGAAGAACCACTACAACTAAGTTATGATTTAACCAAGTTTGAGAATCAAAATAGTAAACAGCAAAGTGAAGTGTTATTCAAAAACTTAGTTACAACTAGGCCAAGTCTGGCTGATCTTTTTATGGAAGCAATCATCAAAAAGAATAAAAAAGAACTAAACATTAAAAGCAAAAGCTACGGGGTAGAAGCAAGGTTAAAGAGTATTTACACTCAAGATGGTATATTGTATTTTCATGTCTCTATTAATAACAAAAGTAACCTACCCTATGAGGTTGACTATGTAAGCTTTAAAATCAAAGACAGAAGAACCTCAAAGCGAACCACAATTCAAGAAACGAGTTTAAAGCCGATTAGAAGTTATAGAGATGCTCAAATTATCAATAGTCATAATAAACAAGACAATGTATTTATGTTAGATAAGTTTACTCTATCAGATAAACAAATGCTTTTAATTGAAATTAATGAGAAGAATGGCATTCAAAATCAGATTTTTAAAGTAAGAAGCTCAGATATTTTAAAATCAAAAAGAATAGATTATTTAAAACTTTAA
- the traM gene encoding conjugative transposon protein TraM encodes MNQDQLSNKTHQIEKVPKENKAIQNLIKKHKKHIVFALMGIVFLGVIYLLFKPEEKELITHNDSVPEATTQGMPTDKVKAYEKELWEQKKQENENQIHSIADYWNEPQDESNITSNHKDYIVEPTYTPYERSYQSYKQTQDVLGSFYSSTENSETDRLKKQVEELEKQLEEKDTPTAITMDNQLELMEKSFQMAAKYLPSGQTSNTSVSVNQTNSVKTIPSKKQFITVIDKTSKEIVSSLVKPMSFQDLVLPINFENNQTFYTAEGEGKAQIHKNSIRVSIKEDQVIINEGYIKLRLLESIVINGALLPSESTLIAKVKVNSGRLELIVNSIKLEETIIETELIGYDNYGQKGLEVLNLQEISASKEIIANMGQTAGTSISMSRSASDQIVGDLTKGLIQGVSGYFSKKVKAQRVTLKQGQELFLVPKE; translated from the coding sequence ATGAATCAAGATCAGTTGTCAAATAAAACCCATCAGATAGAGAAAGTACCCAAAGAGAATAAGGCAATTCAAAACCTTATAAAAAAACACAAAAAGCACATTGTCTTTGCTTTAATGGGCATTGTGTTTTTAGGAGTTATATATCTTTTGTTTAAACCTGAAGAGAAGGAGCTTATCACTCATAATGATTCCGTTCCTGAGGCGACAACCCAAGGTATGCCAACAGATAAAGTAAAAGCTTATGAAAAAGAACTATGGGAACAAAAAAAGCAGGAAAATGAAAATCAAATTCACTCCATAGCAGACTATTGGAATGAGCCTCAAGATGAGTCTAATATTACTTCTAATCATAAGGATTATATTGTAGAACCTACTTACACGCCCTACGAGCGGTCTTATCAAAGCTACAAGCAAACCCAAGATGTGCTTGGTAGTTTTTACAGCAGTACTGAAAATTCTGAAACTGACCGCCTTAAAAAGCAAGTAGAAGAGCTAGAGAAACAATTAGAAGAGAAAGATACTCCAACTGCTATTACTATGGATAATCAATTAGAACTTATGGAAAAGTCTTTTCAGATGGCAGCTAAGTATTTACCTAGTGGTCAAACTTCAAATACATCGGTATCTGTAAATCAAACTAACAGTGTCAAAACAATTCCAAGTAAGAAGCAGTTTATAACAGTGATAGATAAAACTAGTAAAGAGATTGTTTCTTCACTTGTAAAACCAATGAGTTTTCAGGATTTAGTATTACCAATTAATTTTGAAAACAATCAAACCTTTTATACAGCAGAAGGAGAGGGTAAAGCGCAAATCCACAAAAACAGTATAAGAGTAAGTATAAAAGAAGATCAGGTTATTATAAACGAAGGTTACATCAAACTAAGACTTTTAGAGAGCATTGTAATAAATGGAGCTTTATTACCTAGTGAAAGCACGCTCATTGCTAAAGTAAAAGTAAACAGTGGCAGGCTAGAGCTTATTGTAAATTCTATTAAGTTAGAAGAGACTATCATAGAAACAGAGCTTATTGGTTATGACAACTATGGGCAAAAAGGCTTAGAGGTATTAAATCTTCAAGAAATAAGCGCTTCAAAAGAAATAATAGCCAATATGGGACAGACAGCAGGCACAAGTATCTCAATGAGTAGATCTGCTTCAGATCAAATAGTAGGAGATTTAACCAAAGGACTAATTCAAGGCGTATCAGGCTACTTTTCAAAGAAAGTAAAAGCCCAAAGAGTAACCCTAAAACAAGGACAAGAGCTGTTTCTTGTACCTAAGGAATAA
- the traK gene encoding conjugative transposon protein TraK, with the protein MEFKSLRNIENSFKQIRLYAIVFAVVCLIVVGFSIYKSYDFAKEQREKIYVLDKGKSLMLALSQDASINRPVEAKEHVRRFHELFFTLSPEKSAIEGNMQRAFNLSDKTAFNYYKDLLEKGYYSRVISGNIQQRIEVDSIKIDFNKYPYKTMTYATQYIIRSSNLTKRNLITSSQLVSAVRSDNNPQGFIIEKFTVLENKDLEVVKR; encoded by the coding sequence ATGGAATTTAAATCACTTCGAAATATAGAAAACAGCTTTAAACAAATTAGACTCTACGCTATTGTATTTGCTGTAGTTTGTCTTATAGTAGTAGGATTCTCTATCTATAAAAGCTATGATTTTGCCAAAGAGCAACGAGAGAAAATCTATGTGCTTGATAAAGGCAAGTCACTCATGCTTGCTCTTTCTCAAGACGCAAGTATAAATAGGCCAGTAGAGGCAAAAGAGCACGTAAGACGCTTTCACGAGCTTTTCTTTACCCTCTCACCTGAAAAATCAGCCATTGAAGGAAATATGCAAAGAGCGTTTAATTTATCTGATAAAACCGCTTTTAATTACTATAAAGACTTACTTGAAAAAGGATATTACAGCAGAGTCATTTCAGGGAATATCCAGCAAAGGATTGAGGTGGATAGTATTAAGATAGATTTTAATAAATATCCCTATAAGACAATGACCTATGCAACGCAGTATATCATACGATCTAGTAATCTAACTAAAAGAAATTTGATTACAAGTAGCCAGCTTGTTTCGGCTGTACGCTCTGATAACAACCCTCAAGGATTTATTATCGAAAAGTTTACAGTTTTAGAGAATAAAGACTTAGAAGTTGTTAAACGCTAA
- the traJ gene encoding conjugative transposon protein TraJ: MGESNLHEVLQNLYYDMMPLVSQMVSVAKSLAGLGALFYIGIKVWQALARAEPIDVYPMLRPFALGICIMFFPTLVLGTLNTVLSPVVKGTHQILETQVIDLTSLQKQKDILEKEAMLRNPEAAYLISDEAFDKKLDELGWSPSDLATMTGMYLEKWQYDFQKNLRDAFREILEIIFQASALIIDTIRTFFLIVLSILGPIAFAISIWSGFESTLLQWLTRYISVYLWLPVADLFSAMLARIQSLILERDMLLLSDPNFIPDTSNTIYVIFMIIGIVGYFTIPTVTSWIIQASGGSGFLRNVNQSALKTGNISSAAVGATSGNITGRLIK, encoded by the coding sequence ATGGGTGAGAGTAATCTTCATGAGGTTTTACAAAACCTCTACTATGATATGATGCCACTTGTAAGTCAGATGGTATCTGTGGCTAAGAGTTTAGCAGGTCTTGGAGCGCTTTTTTATATCGGCATTAAAGTATGGCAAGCCTTAGCAAGAGCAGAGCCTATTGATGTGTATCCAATGCTTAGGCCATTTGCTTTGGGAATTTGTATTATGTTTTTTCCAACCCTTGTTCTAGGAACTTTAAACACGGTTTTAAGTCCTGTTGTAAAGGGAACGCATCAGATATTAGAAACCCAGGTTATAGATCTAACATCTTTACAAAAACAGAAAGACATTTTAGAAAAGGAGGCTATGCTTAGAAATCCTGAGGCTGCTTATTTAATTTCTGATGAGGCCTTTGATAAAAAACTTGATGAGCTTGGCTGGTCACCCTCGGATCTAGCCACTATGACAGGAATGTATTTAGAGAAATGGCAATATGATTTCCAAAAAAATCTAAGAGATGCCTTTAGAGAGATACTCGAGATAATTTTCCAGGCTTCAGCTTTAATTATAGACACGATTCGGACCTTCTTTTTAATTGTGCTGTCCATATTAGGGCCTATTGCGTTTGCCATTTCTATTTGGAGTGGTTTTGAATCTACGCTCTTACAGTGGCTCACGAGGTATATAAGCGTGTATCTCTGGCTTCCTGTAGCGGATTTATTTAGCGCAATGTTAGCTAGAATTCAATCCTTAATTCTTGAAAGGGATATGCTATTGCTTTCAGATCCAAACTTTATCCCTGATACCTCAAATACAATATATGTGATTTTTATGATCATTGGCATTGTGGGATACTTTACAATTCCTACCGTTACAAGTTGGATTATTCAAGCCAGTGGAGGCTCAGGTTTTCTTCGTAATGTAAATCAATCTGCGCTTAAAACAGGTAATATTAGTTCAGCTGCAGTTGGGGCTACCTCAGGAAATATAACTGGTAGACTAATTAAATAA
- a CDS encoding DUF4141 domain-containing protein yields MKKLFQVVVVAMLLVLPIKNYAQWTVYDPGNLAQGIINSANEIRQTSATVSNVLKNFKEVEKVYNQSKEYYDKLQSVNNLVKDARKVQQTVLLVGDVSELYVKNFRKMLNDPNFSAQELVAIANGYSVLLQESTELVKELKQIVSSSTLSLNDKERMDIIDRVYKEVKDYHNLVSYYTRKNIGISVLRAKKKNNTQRVLDLYGTSNQKYW; encoded by the coding sequence ATGAAAAAACTATTTCAGGTAGTTGTGGTAGCGATGCTACTAGTTCTACCAATAAAGAATTATGCCCAGTGGACAGTATATGATCCTGGAAACTTAGCCCAAGGTATTATAAATAGCGCTAATGAAATAAGGCAAACTTCTGCTACAGTTAGCAATGTGCTTAAAAACTTCAAGGAAGTAGAAAAGGTCTATAACCAGAGCAAGGAGTATTACGATAAACTTCAATCGGTTAATAACCTAGTTAAAGATGCAAGGAAGGTTCAGCAGACAGTGCTTTTAGTAGGTGACGTTTCGGAGCTATATGTCAAAAACTTTCGCAAGATGCTTAATGATCCAAACTTCTCCGCTCAGGAACTTGTAGCTATAGCTAATGGATATTCCGTGCTTCTTCAAGAAAGTACAGAGCTTGTGAAGGAGCTTAAGCAGATTGTAAGTAGTTCAACTTTATCATTAAATGATAAAGAGCGTATGGATATTATAGATAGGGTTTACAAAGAAGTAAAAGACTATCACAACCTTGTGAGCTATTATACTAGAAAAAATATTGGTATTAGCGTTTTAAGGGCTAAAAAGAAAAACAATACCCAAAGGGTACTTGATTTATACGGTACTTCTAATCAAAAATACTGGTGA